One window from the genome of Osmerus eperlanus chromosome 3, fOsmEpe2.1, whole genome shotgun sequence encodes:
- the gulp1a gene encoding PTB domain-containing engulfment adapter protein 1 isoform X2: MNRAFNRKKDKSWMHTPEALAKHYIGYNAKFLGNTEVDQPKGTEVVKDAVRKLKFQRHIKKSEGQKTPKVELQISIYGVKILDPKTKDVQYNCQLHRISFCADDKTDKRIFTFICKDSESNKHLCYVFDSEKCAEEITLTIGQAFDLAYKKFLESGGKDVETRKQIGTLQKRIQELETENSDLKTQLQDLEEQLKISPVPPAVCIKQGGSLNMKPQSTDVFDMVPFSAVTPLVPIPASNGTPPPPPTTSPPDIRKDLFGAEPFDPFTCGSADFPPDIQSQLDEMQEGFTMGLTLEGTVFSLDPLGSRC; this comes from the exons ATGAACCGGGCCTTTAACAGGAAAAAAG ATAAATCATGGATGCACACTCCAGAGGCTCTGGCGAAGCATTACATCGGCTACAACGCCAAG TTCCTTGGAAACACCGAAGTTGACCAACCAAAAGGAACTGAGGTTGTGAAGGATGCAGTGAGAAAGCTGAAG TTTCAAAGGCATATCAAGAAATCAGAGGGACAGAAGACTCCTAAAGTGGAACTGCAAATCTCCATATATGGAGTGAAGATATTAGACCCCAAGACAAAA GATGTGCAGTACAACTGTCAGCTGCATAGAATCTCCTTCTGCGCCGATGACAAGACTGACAAGAGAATATTCACCTTCATCTGCAAAGATTCTGAATCCAACAAACACCTCTGCTATGTGTTTGACAGTGAGAAATGT gcAGAGGAGATAACCCTCACTATAGGCCAGGCGTTCGACCTGGCCTACAAGAAGTTCCTGGAGTCTGGCGGCAAGGATGTGGAGACGCGGAAACAGATAGGGACCTTGCAGAAGAGG ATTCAAGAACTGGAAACGGAGAACTCTGATCTGAAGACTCAGCTTCAGGACCTGGAGGAGCAGCTGAAGATCTCTCCTGTTCCCCCG GCTGTTTGTATTAAACAGGGAGGCAGCCTCAACATGAAACCCCAGTCTACAGACGTCTTTGACATGGTGCCATTCTCTGCTGTGACCCCCCTGGTGCCCATACCAGCCAGCaatggcacccccccccctccacccaccacatCCCCACCGGATATAA GGAAAGACCTGTTTGGAGCCGAGCCGTTCGATCCCTTCACCTGCGGCTCTGCAGACTTCCCTCCAGACATCCAGTCCCAGCTGGACGAGATGCAG GAGGGGTTCACAATGGGACTGACCCTTGAGGGGACAGTCTTCTCTCTGGACCCGCTGGGAAGCCGCTGCTGA
- the gulp1a gene encoding PTB domain-containing engulfment adapter protein 1 isoform X1, whose product MNRAFNRKKDKSWMHTPEALAKHYIGYNAKFLGNTEVDQPKGTEVVKDAVRKLKFQRHIKKSEGQKTPKVELQISIYGVKILDPKTKDVQYNCQLHRISFCADDKTDKRIFTFICKDSESNKHLCYVFDSEKCAEEITLTIGQAFDLAYKKFLESGGKDVETRKQIGTLQKRIQELETENSDLKTQLQDLEEQLKISPVPPLLHINSTNEAFMLQRPSSLFWCHNLTSFSCVEISSVTLTPMSSPESNLSAGLLTPPPAKPALPPAKPADGHSIPRPRVNTPLCLCLSLTLSLCLSLSPTLSLTLLLTHSLSDFCLSLSLDCFV is encoded by the exons ATGAACCGGGCCTTTAACAGGAAAAAAG ATAAATCATGGATGCACACTCCAGAGGCTCTGGCGAAGCATTACATCGGCTACAACGCCAAG TTCCTTGGAAACACCGAAGTTGACCAACCAAAAGGAACTGAGGTTGTGAAGGATGCAGTGAGAAAGCTGAAG TTTCAAAGGCATATCAAGAAATCAGAGGGACAGAAGACTCCTAAAGTGGAACTGCAAATCTCCATATATGGAGTGAAGATATTAGACCCCAAGACAAAA GATGTGCAGTACAACTGTCAGCTGCATAGAATCTCCTTCTGCGCCGATGACAAGACTGACAAGAGAATATTCACCTTCATCTGCAAAGATTCTGAATCCAACAAACACCTCTGCTATGTGTTTGACAGTGAGAAATGT gcAGAGGAGATAACCCTCACTATAGGCCAGGCGTTCGACCTGGCCTACAAGAAGTTCCTGGAGTCTGGCGGCAAGGATGTGGAGACGCGGAAACAGATAGGGACCTTGCAGAAGAGG ATTCAAGAACTGGAAACGGAGAACTCTGATCTGAAGACTCAGCTTCAGGACCTGGAGGAGCAGCTGAAGATCTCTCCTGTTCCCCCG CTGCTTCACATAAACTCGACTAACGAGGCGTTCATGTTGCAAAGGCCCTCGTCTCTGTTCTGGTGCCACAACCTGACGTCCTTCTCCTGTGTGGAGATCTCCTCAGTGACTCTCACACCTATGAGCTCACCAGAGTCCAACCTGTCAGCCGGGCTCCTAACCCCTCCACCTGCTaaacctgctctccctcctgccaAGCCTGCTGATGGTCACAGCATCCCACGGCCTCgtgtaaacacacctctctgtctctgtctgtctctcactctctctctctgtctctctctctctcccactctctcactcactctcttactcactcactcactgtctgatttctgtctgtctctctctttggacTGCTTTGTCTAG
- the gulp1a gene encoding PTB domain-containing engulfment adapter protein 1 isoform X3 produces the protein MNRAFNRKKDKSWMHTPEALAKHYIGYNAKFLGNTEVDQPKGTEVVKDAVRKLKFQRHIKKSEGQKTPKVELQISIYGVKILDPKTKDVQYNCQLHRISFCADDKTDKRIFTFICKDSESNKHLCYVFDSEKCAEEITLTIGQAFDLAYKKFLESGGKDVETRKQIGTLQKRIQELETENSDLKTQLQDLEEQLKISPVPPGGSLNMKPQSTDVFDMVPFSAVTPLVPIPASNGTPPPPPTTSPPDIRKDLFGAEPFDPFTCGSADFPPDIQSQLDEMQEGFTMGLTLEGTVFSLDPLGSRC, from the exons ATGAACCGGGCCTTTAACAGGAAAAAAG ATAAATCATGGATGCACACTCCAGAGGCTCTGGCGAAGCATTACATCGGCTACAACGCCAAG TTCCTTGGAAACACCGAAGTTGACCAACCAAAAGGAACTGAGGTTGTGAAGGATGCAGTGAGAAAGCTGAAG TTTCAAAGGCATATCAAGAAATCAGAGGGACAGAAGACTCCTAAAGTGGAACTGCAAATCTCCATATATGGAGTGAAGATATTAGACCCCAAGACAAAA GATGTGCAGTACAACTGTCAGCTGCATAGAATCTCCTTCTGCGCCGATGACAAGACTGACAAGAGAATATTCACCTTCATCTGCAAAGATTCTGAATCCAACAAACACCTCTGCTATGTGTTTGACAGTGAGAAATGT gcAGAGGAGATAACCCTCACTATAGGCCAGGCGTTCGACCTGGCCTACAAGAAGTTCCTGGAGTCTGGCGGCAAGGATGTGGAGACGCGGAAACAGATAGGGACCTTGCAGAAGAGG ATTCAAGAACTGGAAACGGAGAACTCTGATCTGAAGACTCAGCTTCAGGACCTGGAGGAGCAGCTGAAGATCTCTCCTGTTCCCCCG GGAGGCAGCCTCAACATGAAACCCCAGTCTACAGACGTCTTTGACATGGTGCCATTCTCTGCTGTGACCCCCCTGGTGCCCATACCAGCCAGCaatggcacccccccccctccacccaccacatCCCCACCGGATATAA GGAAAGACCTGTTTGGAGCCGAGCCGTTCGATCCCTTCACCTGCGGCTCTGCAGACTTCCCTCCAGACATCCAGTCCCAGCTGGACGAGATGCAG GAGGGGTTCACAATGGGACTGACCCTTGAGGGGACAGTCTTCTCTCTGGACCCGCTGGGAAGCCGCTGCTGA
- the gulp1a gene encoding PTB domain-containing engulfment adapter protein 1 isoform X4, translating to MNRAFNRKKDKSWMHTPEALAKHYIGYNAKFLGNTEVDQPKGTEVVKDAVRKLKFQRHIKKSEGQKTPKVELQISIYGVKILDPKTKDVQYNCQLHRISFCADDKTDKRIFTFICKDSESNKHLCYVFDSEKCAEEITLTIGQAFDLAYKKFLESGGKDVETRKQIGTLQKRIQELETENSDLKTQLQDLEEQLKISPVPPLLHINSTNEAFMLQRPSSLFWCHNLTSFSCVEISSVTLTPMSSPESNLSAGLLTPPPAKPALPPAKPADGHSIPRPRGGSLNMKPQSTDVFDMVPFSAVTPLVPIPASNGTPPPPPTTSPPDIRKDLFGAEPFDPFTCGSADFPPDIQSQLDEMQEGFTMGLTLEGTVFSLDPLGSRC from the exons ATGAACCGGGCCTTTAACAGGAAAAAAG ATAAATCATGGATGCACACTCCAGAGGCTCTGGCGAAGCATTACATCGGCTACAACGCCAAG TTCCTTGGAAACACCGAAGTTGACCAACCAAAAGGAACTGAGGTTGTGAAGGATGCAGTGAGAAAGCTGAAG TTTCAAAGGCATATCAAGAAATCAGAGGGACAGAAGACTCCTAAAGTGGAACTGCAAATCTCCATATATGGAGTGAAGATATTAGACCCCAAGACAAAA GATGTGCAGTACAACTGTCAGCTGCATAGAATCTCCTTCTGCGCCGATGACAAGACTGACAAGAGAATATTCACCTTCATCTGCAAAGATTCTGAATCCAACAAACACCTCTGCTATGTGTTTGACAGTGAGAAATGT gcAGAGGAGATAACCCTCACTATAGGCCAGGCGTTCGACCTGGCCTACAAGAAGTTCCTGGAGTCTGGCGGCAAGGATGTGGAGACGCGGAAACAGATAGGGACCTTGCAGAAGAGG ATTCAAGAACTGGAAACGGAGAACTCTGATCTGAAGACTCAGCTTCAGGACCTGGAGGAGCAGCTGAAGATCTCTCCTGTTCCCCCG CTGCTTCACATAAACTCGACTAACGAGGCGTTCATGTTGCAAAGGCCCTCGTCTCTGTTCTGGTGCCACAACCTGACGTCCTTCTCCTGTGTGGAGATCTCCTCAGTGACTCTCACACCTATGAGCTCACCAGAGTCCAACCTGTCAGCCGGGCTCCTAACCCCTCCACCTGCTaaacctgctctccctcctgccaAGCCTGCTGATGGTCACAGCATCCCACGGCCTCgt GGAGGCAGCCTCAACATGAAACCCCAGTCTACAGACGTCTTTGACATGGTGCCATTCTCTGCTGTGACCCCCCTGGTGCCCATACCAGCCAGCaatggcacccccccccctccacccaccacatCCCCACCGGATATAA GGAAAGACCTGTTTGGAGCCGAGCCGTTCGATCCCTTCACCTGCGGCTCTGCAGACTTCCCTCCAGACATCCAGTCCCAGCTGGACGAGATGCAG GAGGGGTTCACAATGGGACTGACCCTTGAGGGGACAGTCTTCTCTCTGGACCCGCTGGGAAGCCGCTGCTGA